The Streptomyces sp. cg36 genomic interval TCCATCCAGATACGCCGGAACAGCTGCGGGGAGAGGCTCATCGACATGCCGGAACACCATCCACCCGGAGACCGTCTCACGGTGGAGAGACGGACCATCGAAGCCGTCCCGGACAGCGAGCGGCACGGCACGCCGCGCAGCCAGTTCACCCTCTGGTTCGGCGCCAACATGCAGATCACCGCGATCGTGGACGGCGCGCTGTCCGTGGTCTTCGGCGCCGACGCGCTCTGGGCGATACCCGCGCTGCTGATCGGCAACGTACTCGGCGGCACCGTGATGGCCCTGCACTCCGCGCAGGGCCCACGCCTCGGCGTACCCCAGATGATCTCCAGCCGCGCCCAGTTCGGCGTGTACGGCGCGGTCCTGCCGCTCCTGCTGGTCATCCTCATGTACCTCGGCTTCGCCGCGACCGGCAGCGTGCTCGCCGGCCAGGCGATGGCCAAGCTGCTGCACATCGGCACCGACGCCGGAATCCTCGTCTTCGGCGCCCTGACCACCGTCGTCGCCGTCACCGGCTACCGCCTGATCCACATCGCGGGCCGCATCGCCACCGTCGTCGGCGCGCTCGGCCTGGGCTATCTGCTGGTGCGGCTGTTCACCCAGTACGACGTCGGCGCGCACGTCGGTGACAAGGGGTTCGAGGCGGCGACCTTCCTGCTGGCCGTGGGACTCGGCGCCGGATGGCAGCTCACCTTCGGCCCGTACGTCGCCGACTACTCGCGCTATCTGCCCCGCGACACCAGTACCCGTGCGACGTTCTGGTCCACCTTCGCGGGTTCCGTCGTCGGATCGCAGTGGGCCATGACGCTGGGCGCGCTCACGGCGGCCGTGGCGGGCGAGGCGTTCCTGCCGGACCAGGTGGGTTTCCTCGGCGATCTGGCGGGTCCGGCGTTCCTCGCGTTCCTCATCTACCTGGTGATCGTGGTCGGCAAGCTGACCGTCAACTGCCTGAACGCCTATGGCGGTTTCATGTCGATCCTGACCACCGTGACGGCGTTCGACCGGCGCTCGCGCATCTCGGCCGCCGTACGCGCCGCCTACATCGTCGGCTTCATCGCGGTGTCCATGGTCATCGCGCTCGCGGCCAGCGACGACTTCCTCACCAACTTCAAGAACTTC includes:
- a CDS encoding cytosine permease codes for the protein MPEHHPPGDRLTVERRTIEAVPDSERHGTPRSQFTLWFGANMQITAIVDGALSVVFGADALWAIPALLIGNVLGGTVMALHSAQGPRLGVPQMISSRAQFGVYGAVLPLLLVILMYLGFAATGSVLAGQAMAKLLHIGTDAGILVFGALTTVVAVTGYRLIHIAGRIATVVGALGLGYLLVRLFTQYDVGAHVGDKGFEAATFLLAVGLGAGWQLTFGPYVADYSRYLPRDTSTRATFWSTFAGSVVGSQWAMTLGALTAAVAGEAFLPDQVGFLGDLAGPAFLAFLIYLVIVVGKLTVNCLNAYGGFMSILTTVTAFDRRSRISAAVRAAYIVGFIAVSMVIALAASDDFLTNFKNFVLLLLTVFTPWSAINLVDYYLLSRERVDIPALYDPDGRYGRWNVTALTCYVIGVVVQVPFLATKLYTGAITKKLDGADISWIVGLAVTSALYWVWARRTANPPAETIHPATAEQGGRAPAPTGRAGFTSAG